The genomic DNA GCCGGTGCTCACAAGAACGCAGCGCCCGGCGAGCCCCTTGTCACCGGCCCGCAGAGAACGGGCCGGTGAGATCAGGCGTCCTTGATCGTCACGGTGACGGGCGTGCCGGTCTCGACCGTACGGCTGACCGTGCACAGCCGGTCGTGGGAGACGGTGACGGCGCGGGGCAGGATCGCGCGGGCCCGGTCCCCGGCCTCCCCCTCCGGGAAGGTCACGGCGAAGGTGACCGCCAGGTCGGTCATCCGATTGCCCAGATCGTCGCTGACCTTGTTGCCGGTCACGGTGACGGTGAACCCGTCCGGTTCCGCGTGCCGAGTGGTCGCCACATCCACGTCGGCCGCGGTACAGCCCCCGATCGCGGCGAGCAGCAGCTCGACCGGGGTGAACTCGGTGGCGCCGCCGGCGGCGGTACCGAAGTCGATCGTGCCGCCGCGGGCGTTGGCCGCGGTGAAGCGGCCGGGGGCGGTGCGGTCGACGGTGACTTGGCGCAGGGGGTTGTCGGTCATGGTGGGGATCTTTCCAGAGAGCGCCACCGGATCGCGCTGTCGGCCGGTGCGGGCAGGGCGTGTCCGCGCTGCCCGCACCGAACCCGTCAGGACACCTGCGAAGCGTCGACCAAGACAACCCGGTGGTTGTACTGAATGGTGTAGTACTTGGCCGCCCCCGTGACATACCTGTCGCCCGAGACGAAGAAGTCGTCGGCGCTGACCGGTGGTTGGGTGGCGACGTAGGCCTGGCCCGCCGGGAAGGCGTAGACGGTCAGGGGTTTCTGTGTGGACGGGGACAGGCCCGAGGGGTACTCCGACGCCTGCGGGTAGCCGGAGCCGTAGAGGGTCGCGGGCTGGTCGCCGGAGTGGAGGACCGTGGCGTCCGGCGCGGGACAGGTGTTGACGCCGTGGGGGTTGTAGAACCACACCTTCGCGCCGCTGAACCAGATGGCCGTCCAGTCGCCGTCGACGTCGGCCACCACGAACTGCTGGCCCGCCTGGACGGTGCTGCCCCAGTCGTGGATCGAGTCGGTGCCCGCGCTCGCGCCGGGGTGGACGGCCGGGTCGGCGAACAGGGGCGCGTCGGCGCTCGGGGCGGTGCGCACGGGAAGGAAGTTGGCGGGCTCGGTGCTGTCGGTGCACGCGGTGGTGGCGCCGGTGGGGTCGTCGGCCGGGCAGATCTGGACGGTCTGCTCGTTGGTCGCGAACCTCGGGCTGACGGTGATCGCCGAGCCCACCGTCGGGACGTGGCGCGCGGCGCTCTGCGCGCTCGGTCCCTCCGCCGGGGCGACCATGTCCATGAACGCGGTCCAGTCCCAGTACGGACCGGGGTCCCAGTGCATGCCCGGCACGTAACTGTCCTGTGGGCCGGGCACGTTGTCGTGGCCGATGATGTGTTCGCGGTCGAGCGGGATGTCGTACTTCGCGGCGAGGTACGTCACCAGATCGGCCGTCGCCTGATACTGCGCCTGCGAGTACCAGGTGGCGCCGTGCGCGGCGTGGCCCTCGTGCTCGATGCCGATCGAGTGCATGTTGAACCAGTAGTTGCCGGCGTGGAACGCGATGTCCTTGGTGTGGGTCATCTGCGTGACGGCCGCGTCCGAGGCCCGCATGACGTAGTGCGCCGAGTCACCGGACCCCACCGTCTGGAAGGTCTTGATCGCGGCGTCGTAGGACGACTCGGTGTCGTGCAGGACGATGTACTTGATCTGCACTCCGTCGTCCGGCCGGCCCGCCACCTGCCCGTTGGTGGCGGCCGCGGCGAGGAAGGTGCAGTCGACCGTGGGCGGGCACTCGGTGTCGGTGGCCGACACGGCTGCTTTCAGCTTCAGTTCGGACAACTGCCCCGTCTCGGGGTGGACCGATCGCTCCGCCGCGAGGTGGACGTGCTGTCCGTCGAGGGTGGTCCGTGCGGCGCCCGAGGACACGGTCCGGAAGACGCGGTCGGCGAAGAGCTGTGCGGCCTTCCGGTCCGACGACTGGCTGTACCTGGCCACCGCTCCGTACCAGTCGGCCGGGTCGGCGGAGCTCTTCCCCGTCAACTCCCGCTCGTACGAGGCGAGCAGGGCGGCACCGGCCCGGATGTTCTCGCGGTCGTCGGTGCGCAGTCGCGCCGCCTGGGTGCCGGTGAGTTCGGCCGCCGTGTCGAGGGTGTGCAGGGCCGGGGCCGAGGTCAGCGCGGTGAGGTCGCCGCGGCCGGCGGCACCCGCCGAACCTCCGGAGACCATCGTGGCGGTGACGTCCGTGAGGTTCATCGGGCCGTAGCCGCCCGAGGTGTTGTACTGCCCGTCGTGGTCGTCCCACCGCGACTCCTGGTACGACACCGCCAGCAGCACGGGCAGCGGTACGCCGAACTCCTCGGCCGCGTCGGTGAAGGCGGACTGCCGGTCGGCGGCAGGGGTCTGGGCGGCCTGTGCCGTGGACGGCAGAACGGCGAAACAGCCCGCGGCCACGGTGCCGCCGGCCAGGATCGCGGCCAGCGCCTTCCGGGGTGATCTTCTACGTGAGGATTGCTGCAAGGATCTTCCCCTGTGTCTGGTGCCCTGCGGCAGACGTGCGGCGCGACGCCTGCCGGAACCACTCTGCGGAAGCTTCCAGCATCGCCTACCGGACTTGGCAACTCCCTTACCTGACAGGCGAGTCGGCGCCTTACCTGGGCGTCAGCCGCGGGCGCGGCAGGGCGGGTCGAAGTCCGTCGCCGCGAAGTACCGTGCCCATTCGGCTCTGGTGATCCTCGGGTACGCGCTGTCGCAGACGCGGGCGGCGACCCGGTCGAGGCCGGTGTCCCACAGCCGGATCGTGAAGTCGTTGCCGCCGGTGGCCAGGGTGTCGCCCTGCGGGCCGAACGCCACGGCCGGTACCGGGTTCGCGTGGCCGGTGAGGACGGCGGGAGCAGTCGTGGTCGTATCGCGTACGTCCCACAGCAGGGCCTTGCCGTCGGCCGCGCCGGCGGCCAGTCGGCGGCCGTCCGGGGAGAAGGCCAGGGCGTAGAGCCAGGAGCCGGACGGCCGTAGCCGTGTCACCTTCGGCGGGCTGCCGAGGTCGCCGAGGTCGATCAGCCAGACTGCCCGGTCCGGCCGGTGGACCGCGGCCAGGCGCCGGTCGTCGGGGCTGAACACGCCGTCGGTCAGCGGCAACGACCGCAAGGGGGAAGGGAGTTCGCGCGGGCTGCGCGGATCGCCGATGTCCCAGAACCGCAGGGTGCCGACGTTGCCCGTGCTCGTCACCAGCGTGCGGCCGTCGGGCCGGAACGACGCCATCGTGACATCGGGTCCGCCCTCGGCGATCCGGCTCAGCGGCCGGGGACGCCCGGGGTCGGAGAGGTCCCACAGTCCGGCTCCGTGCTGCGCCCATACGACGAGCAGCCGACCGCCGGGGGCGAACCCGGCCCCGGCGACCTCGCCGGCGTCGCAGGGAAGGACCGACCTGAGCCGTGGTCTTCGTGGGTCGGTCACGTCCCAGACGCGGACGGTGGTGTCCTCGCTCGCGGTGACGAGGGTGCGGCCGTCCGGGCTGAAGGCCACGGACCGGACGAACCTGGTGTGTCCGCGCAGGACCGCCAGCGGCCACAGGGCCCGGCCGCCGGTGACCTGCCACAGGCGTGCGGTGCCGTCCCAACTGGCGCTGGCGAGCAGCCGGCCGCCGGGGGCGAACGCGACGGACGTGACGACGTCGTCGTGGGTCGCGAGCGACAGGTCCAGCAGCCGGTCGGCGTTGGCGAGCACGCGGCCGTCCGGGCTGAACACGGCCTGGTAGGCCCCGCCGGGAACCGCGCCGACGCGCCGGGGACGGTCCGGTTCGGTGAGGTCCCAGAACAGGGTGGACCCGCCGACCGAGACGAGGGTGCGGCCGTCGGGGCCGAACGCCACCGACCAGACGATCGCGGTGTGACCGGGCAGGACGGTCGGTGGTCGGGCCTGGGAGCCGCCGTCGCCGAGGTGCCAGATCCGTGCGGTGTGGTCCCAACTGCCGGTCGCCAGGCTCCGGCCGTCCGGACTGAACGCCACCGAGGTCACGATGTCGGTGTGTCCGCGCAGCACGTCGAGTCGGCGCGGCTCGGCGGGGTCGGTGACGTCCCACAGCCTGGCGGTGGTGTCTCCGGTGGTCGCCAGCGTGTGCCCGTCCGGGCTGAACGCGGCCGAGGTGACCGCGCCGGTGTGGCCGGGGAGGGTGGCCAGCCATCGGGGATGCCGGGGGTCCCGTACGTTCCAGAGCCGGGTCACGCCGTCGGTGTGACCGACGGCGATCGTGTCGCCGCCGGGCCGGAACACCAGCCACAGCGGCCCGGCGGCCGACTCCGGCAGGGAGCTCAGCGCGGCGGGCGCCCGCGGGTCCGTCACGTCCCACAGCCGCACCGACCGTTCGCTCGCCGTCGCCAGGACACGACCGCCCCGCCCGAAGGAGACCGACAGCATCCGCCAGGGCTGGCTCAGGACCGCGAGCCGGACGGGACGGTGGGCGTTCCGTACGTCCCACAGCCGGACCGTGCGGTCCCAACTCGCGGTGGCCACCACCGAGTTCCGGGGAGCGAAGGCGGTCGAGACGACGTCGGCGGTGTGGCCGGTGAGGCGGCTCGTGTACGGCGTCGCGAAGGTGTTCATGAGCTGAGCACGGACGTCGGCCGTGGGGGCCAGCCGGAAGGCGGCCAGGTTCAACTGCGCGGCCAGCGCCGGGTTCTGCTGCCGCAGCTCGGCCGCGTCGGTGGCGACCTTGCGCGCGACGGCCACGTTGCGCTGCCGTACGGCCGAGTCGCGCGAGGCGACGACCAGCACGCCGGTGGTGACCGCGGTGATCACCAACACCGTGAGCAGCGTGGCCAGTTGACGCAGACGGACCGTCCGCCGTCTGACCGCCGCCAGCTCGCCGGCCTGCGCGTCGCTGCTCGCGTCGAGGAAGCTCCGTTCCCTGGACGTCAGCCGCTTCCCGTCCACGGCGGCCAGGTCCAGCGCGGCGGACAGGCGGGCCCCGCGCCACACCGCGTGCGGGTCGCGGCCGTGGGCCTCCCAGTCGGCGGTCGCGTCGGTGAGCTGCCGGTGCAGGAGCAGCCGTTGCCGGGCGAGGGATTCGAGCACGAACGCGGTGTCCGGGCCCGGGTCCAGCTCGTCCGCGGTGATACGGCGTCTGGTGTCCTCGGTGCCGTCGCCGAGTGCGGTCAGCCGCAGGAACAGCGATCTGGCGAGGTCCTGCCGTACCGGCGACAGCGCCCGGTAGGCGGTCTCGGCGGTCCGCGCGAGCGCGTGCTGGATGCCGCCGGCCGCCAAGTACCCGTCCAGGGTCAGGCGGTTGCCGCTGCGGCGGCGCCAGGTCTCCACCATCGCGTGCGAGACCCCTGGAGTACTGCCGACGCGTCAACACCGGCCAACTGGACAGCGTGCTCGATCTGTTCGCGGACGAGGCGCGGCTCGTCGACCCGTTGGGCAGCGAGCCGGTGACCGGCCGCGCGGCCATCGGCGCCCGGCTGGCCCCGGCGCTGAGCACATCCCTCCACGAGGAGCCGGGCCGTCCGTACGCGGCCCATGACGGCCGTTCCGTCGTGTTGCCGGCCACCGTCACGGTGGGCGCACCGGGCCTGCCGCCGCGACGGGGGGCGTGGACCCGGGTGATGGGCGTCCTGGATGTGGGCGAGGACGGCCTCATCCAGGAACTGCGTGTCATGTGGGGTGTGACGGACACATCGTGGTCCAGCGGCCCGACGGCCGACGAGGAGCACCGCAAGGAACTCGCCCGCGCACACTGCCTGCGTATCAACGAGGGTGACGTGGACGGTCTGCTCAAGCTGTACTCGCCGCGTATCCGCTTCGAGGATCCGGTCGGCTCCTGGATCCGGACGGGCTTGGAGACCCTGCGTGCACACGCCACGATGTCGGTGGGCAGCCACGTCCAGGAGACGGCCGGGATCACGGTCGCCGCGCAGGACGGGCGCCACGCGGCGGTCACGGTCTCCGCGACGACGGACTACCTGCCCTCGGGTCCCCTCCTGGCCCGCCACAACCTGATGACCCTGCCGACTCCGGCCGACTCCGGCCGGGCCCGCATCGGCATCGAGTACGTGATGGTGATCGGCGTGGACGGCGACGGCCTCATCGACGAGATGCGCGCGTACTGGGGGGCGACCGACGTCTCGCTGCTCGAACCGGCGGGGTGAGCCTGTCCGTTGAACAGCTGCTCCGGGTCTGCTCAGCACCTTTCCGATTGCCGCGCATGATGTGCACACAGTGACAAATCCGCAGTGGTCGGCTCGCCTCGGTCGACTCCCGACCAGGATCCGGACCGACGTCGCTCCTGGGGAGAATCTCCAGTGTCGCAACCGGCCACGGATACACACCGTTTGGAGCGGCCGGACATCACACCCGCAGTCGCCAGTCCTCGGGCCTCACCCAAGGAACGACAGGCGAACCATCCTGTCTGAATTATCGCGATTCGTATCCGCCAAACTCCGTTAGGGCAACTCCCGTTCGGTCCTGCTTGTGGTGGCCGCCACCCAGCGGGCAGCCGTTCCGCACTGGTCATCTGATCCGGACACAGGGCGATCGGGACTCCGGCGGCCCGCCCACACATCATGGCGCTGCATGAAATTGCTCGTTTGATAGCTATAAATTACCCAAAGAAGCCATGTGCTTTCATGGAAGCGCGCACGGCGCGCATCCGGCGCGCTTCGATCGGGCACATCGCTACAGGGGGCTATGAACATGGCGGCACCGCAGGTCAGGT from Streptomyces sp. NBC_01478 includes the following:
- a CDS encoding OsmC family protein; the protein is MTDNPLRQVTVDRTAPGRFTAANARGGTIDFGTAAGGATEFTPVELLLAAIGGCTAADVDVATTRHAEPDGFTVTVTGNKVSDDLGNRMTDLAVTFAVTFPEGEAGDRARAILPRAVTVSHDRLCTVSRTVETGTPVTVTIKDA
- a CDS encoding N-acetylmuramoyl-L-alanine amidase, with protein sequence MQQSSRRRSPRKALAAILAGGTVAAGCFAVLPSTAQAAQTPAADRQSAFTDAAEEFGVPLPVLLAVSYQESRWDDHDGQYNTSGGYGPMNLTDVTATMVSGGSAGAAGRGDLTALTSAPALHTLDTAAELTGTQAARLRTDDRENIRAGAALLASYERELTGKSSADPADWYGAVARYSQSSDRKAAQLFADRVFRTVSSGAARTTLDGQHVHLAAERSVHPETGQLSELKLKAAVSATDTECPPTVDCTFLAAAATNGQVAGRPDDGVQIKYIVLHDTESSYDAAIKTFQTVGSGDSAHYVMRASDAAVTQMTHTKDIAFHAGNYWFNMHSIGIEHEGHAAHGATWYSQAQYQATADLVTYLAAKYDIPLDREHIIGHDNVPGPQDSYVPGMHWDPGPYWDWTAFMDMVAPAEGPSAQSAARHVPTVGSAITVSPRFATNEQTVQICPADDPTGATTACTDSTEPANFLPVRTAPSADAPLFADPAVHPGASAGTDSIHDWGSTVQAGQQFVVADVDGDWTAIWFSGAKVWFYNPHGVNTCPAPDATVLHSGDQPATLYGSGYPQASEYPSGLSPSTQKPLTVYAFPAGQAYVATQPPVSADDFFVSGDRYVTGAAKYYTIQYNHRVVLVDASQVS
- a CDS encoding WD40 repeat domain-containing protein; protein product: MNTFATPYTSRLTGHTADVVSTAFAPRNSVVATASWDRTVRLWDVRNAHRPVRLAVLSQPWRMLSVSFGRGGRVLATASERSVRLWDVTDPRAPAALSSLPESAAGPLWLVFRPGGDTIAVGHTDGVTRLWNVRDPRHPRWLATLPGHTGAVTSAAFSPDGHTLATTGDTTARLWDVTDPAEPRRLDVLRGHTDIVTSVAFSPDGRSLATGSWDHTARIWHLGDGGSQARPPTVLPGHTAIVWSVAFGPDGRTLVSVGGSTLFWDLTEPDRPRRVGAVPGGAYQAVFSPDGRVLANADRLLDLSLATHDDVVTSVAFAPGGRLLASASWDGTARLWQVTGGRALWPLAVLRGHTRFVRSVAFSPDGRTLVTASEDTTVRVWDVTDPRRPRLRSVLPCDAGEVAGAGFAPGGRLLVVWAQHGAGLWDLSDPGRPRPLSRIAEGGPDVTMASFRPDGRTLVTSTGNVGTLRFWDIGDPRSPRELPSPLRSLPLTDGVFSPDDRRLAAVHRPDRAVWLIDLGDLGSPPKVTRLRPSGSWLYALAFSPDGRRLAAGAADGKALLWDVRDTTTTAPAVLTGHANPVPAVAFGPQGDTLATGGNDFTIRLWDTGLDRVAARVCDSAYPRITRAEWARYFAATDFDPPCRARG
- a CDS encoding nuclear transport factor 2 family protein, translating into MEYCRRVNTGQLDSVLDLFADEARLVDPLGSEPVTGRAAIGARLAPALSTSLHEEPGRPYAAHDGRSVVLPATVTVGAPGLPPRRGAWTRVMGVLDVGEDGLIQELRVMWGVTDTSWSSGPTADEEHRKELARAHCLRINEGDVDGLLKLYSPRIRFEDPVGSWIRTGLETLRAHATMSVGSHVQETAGITVAAQDGRHAAVTVSATTDYLPSGPLLARHNLMTLPTPADSGRARIGIEYVMVIGVDGDGLIDEMRAYWGATDVSLLEPAG